The segment CGATGTGAATGATTGAATGTCAGAAAACAGAATGTTGTTCAATTCCCTTGATTGTGAAACATTCTCATAATTGTCATATATGGCCCGtaaatgttttgaaattgttgatagtTTTTCAAGTATAAATGGATTTCTCAAGTATAGAGtgcaattgttgacaaaGTTGGCATAGTTcttcaagttgttgatcGGAGtaatcaatcttttcaatgtcGTAGAATCATCAACCGCTACAGCATTTATTTGGACAATGTATTTCtcaaacaatacaatgtTACCATCCTCGAACCATAGTATCAATTCATTTATGAAATGTTTGAACTTTTCTGTCTCATAATGCTCATAACCTTGTGTTGCTTTGGTGATGAGGGATAAAAGTTGGTTATTCTTGGTGTATAAACCCCTAGCAATGGATGATAACGTAAAGGGAGCATTTGGCGGCAAGtgtgttttcaattgctttgCAATCCCAAGTATTTCTATCAAGTCATTATTCTCCGATGAGACAACATGGTGAAAATTCTCTAATAGAGATTGCATGCTTTCCTTCAGTGAAATACTCGTTTGGTCGGTTCTATGTGCGTTAATCATCCTCGCACTCAATGGAATTGGACGAAAAGGAAAGTTTCTTCGGTGGATAACGATGTTTAAATGACTGAGAAAAGCCCCAAAAATATGtacaaatatatatatgaaATGTTTGTGGCTTGGGTAGAATGAATAAgtaaaaattgaacaataagGGAAATATGAAAACAATGAGTTTAAGTCGGTCGTAGGTTTTGATATATATAGCACTAACCTTGAtaaaaatattgttgagttCTTTGTATATACAGTATGTTTCCCAAAGGAGTTAAATTGGTGCATTAaagcttttgttgataactTTTTTGTCTTCCTATCCGGCTTTGTGTATTCTATGAACGCgattattttattttgcaaatatgGAATATCGCGTTTGTATATACATTTCCGTCTTTAATTAATGGATAGATATAAGCAATGATAATTTATTCATCGGCATTAATTCCTCATTTGATACTGCTTTGAAAGCGTCTTAATCCTTTGATTGGAAAAATCAAGATGATAATCAAAATATATCAATATTTtctattgatgaatgacCTAGGTGTTTAAGCATAATTTAGGCGGAATCATACCATACCTCAACTAATAGGCCACATTGACCTCTGTTTCATCCAAAGGACGCAACTTTTGGAAACGAAGTCGTTCGTTATACAACGACTACTCAGCTTCATTTATTTTGGTGTCCTCCGGTCCATGAATCAGTTGCAGCTTAACCCTGTAGGAATCTCagcttcattttcatcaatactCTCTTGAAACAACCCAATCTAATACTTTCTCAATTCCGGCACCTGTTTTGCCACTGACTAATTCAATGCTCCAATGATCTCGTTCGGGAATTACCTCCTCTAACTGCAAAAGTCGACTCACGCTTTCCTTTAATTGTTCCACTTCGCTTTCTGGTATTAAATCAGTCTTATTAATggaaatcaacaaatatACCCCAACTAATCTATCCTGTTCAATAATTTTGCCGCGTAACTCTTGGTACGACTCTTCTATTCGCTCCAAACTGAGACCATCAATAACCCATAATACAACATCGGTCTTGTCAAAATAATTACTCCAAAATGCCCTTAGACTTGTTTGTCCCCCAATATCCCACATGTTCAATGTATACTCTTTATAAAGCAACGACTGGATTTGAAAGCCCATAGTTGGTGAAATGCTGTTCACATCTTCATGTAACATATTTTTAATAATGGTAGTTTTGCCTGAGTTATCAAGACCTAAAACCAACATTCGGATTTCCTTCTCCTTCCTTTTCTGGTTTCTAATGATTGTTAAAAGACCCATCCCGGAACACGCAcaatttgttgttcaaccaaatcaaatcaaagtgAAAATCGAAATTAGCCGCAACTTTGATTCagaaataaaattttgccGTTTGCTGCAAAAAAGAATCCAATTAAGTACCTAAAACGATGTCCTAGAACAGTTCAAGGAATAATGGTTAAGGATACAGAAAATAGCAGTCCAAGAAAGCAAGAAACCCAACGCTCCATCTACGATTTCACCCAAAAGCAGGTGAATAAAGAGAATGAAGATTTCGTAAAGGTGACGCGATGCgatcaaatcaaagagGAGACTGAAGTTAACGGCGGTTTTTCCAACGATGGCCCAAGAGCGGCAAAGGTGGAACCTATAATCAAATCAGAGCCATTGAATGAGACGAATGGAACCAGTGCTGACAGCGAGGCGACAATTAAGGTTGATCTCGAGACCTCGTTGCTATTTCAAACCCCAAACTTCGACCAAGATTTACCAGAGGATCCACGCGAGCCTATATCTCATGAATCTAGCGTCTTTTGTCCCGTTTGCGAACTTGATATATCGTCATTGGACATACGCGAAAAGACTGATCACGTAGATACCTGTCTTGTACGCGTGACGTTTGTGGATGAGAAACCAAAAATAAAAGCCACTACACTGATTCTTAACAAGCGATCACCATTAccaaaggaaaagaatGTAGGGGCCACGAATGGAAAGAAACGGAAAACCGAAAAGGAGAAAAGACGATATATAAACATTGAAACTAATACagaaaagaagataaaGATCATCAAACCACCGGCAACAACTGCAAGTTCTTCTATATCGCGCAGAAATGAAATCTCGGCGTTAAAAACGATGACTTTTCCTGTTGATAAGAAGCTGGGGTCAAATTACCAAGTATCCGTTGACGCGTTTTGCTTTGCACCACACCCTGTTATTGACAAATACTTTTTGACTCATTTTCACGCTGACCATTACGGAGGAATATCCAAGAAATGGACGTATGATCGGGTTTTTAAAGATGATACCGATTATGATAACGATGAAAAGTATAAACGAGTTATTTATTGTACTGAGATTACTGGTAAGTTGCTAACGTTgtacttttcaattgatccacgtttcattcaacaaatggcTATGGATACACGGTACAAAGTCAGAGATTATGGTCCAGTTGACGTTGCTGATGGTGGTTTTATCAGTGATGAGGATTCACCAGGGTTGTATGTTACACCGATTACTGCAAACCATTGTCCTGGTGCTGgaattttcctttttgagTCCATCGGTTTGGATGGGAATGTACACCGCATTCTTCATTGTGGAGACTTTAGAGTCAACATGACAATATTGGACCATCCTTTGCTCAAGAGATTCAGTGTCTCATCTCAAAGGTTTGAAGATTCTTTGAGAATCGACAAAGTGTATTTAGACACAACATACATGAACCCCACCTACAATTTCCCCAAGCAAGAATTGGTCTGTGACACCATTGCGCAATTGTTTGAACATTTAACCGCCCAGGATGACAACATCACGAGCAATGACTTGTTCAACACTTGGTTTGGGATGTTGACACAGTCAAGAATCACTGATTTCTGGAAACCTACTTCAgcaatgaaaaagaaaaagtttttaaTATTGGTGGGGACTTATGTGATTGGCAAGGAACGGTTAGCGATTGCTATACTGAAAAAGCTTCATTGTCCCATATATGCGCTgaacatcaacaatagGAAGAACAAATATGATCTACTACGAACTTATGAGGATGAATACTTAGATCTGGTCTtaactgatgatgaattggggAGAGGCTATGGTTCCGAATGCATTGTTCATCTTGTTCCGATGAATATAGTTGGCTCAGTGCAAGAGTTATCCAACTATTTCAATCACAATCGTTACTATGAAGCTTTTGAACGTTGTGTTGGATTGAGACCAACAGGTTGGAGTTTTGCGCAAAATGGAAAGAAGGAACCCGAATCCCTGGACTCGATCCAACCAACACCTTTACAGGCAGTGGCAGATTTGATGGCAAATACCACTACGTATACGTATATTGACAACATCCTATCGCAAGCTCCCAAAAACAGAGGCAAACATAAACCCGATCAAGAGTTGTACCGAATATATTCGCTACCGTATAGTGAACATTCTTCATTTCGAGAATTGGCTTATTTCGTggtatttttcaacattggtCAAGTAATTCCTACTGTCAATTGCCACAATGAATTCAATCTTCAGCGTATGGAGTCCATTATTGGAACCTGGGAGCAGTTGAGACGCATCAAGACTGGTCATATGAACGAAGTGGATGCAACTGTTACAcctgaattgattgagCAAGTACAAAATTTGTCCTTAAATACGTTTTAGAGTACATAAGATTTCTATAAAGGGCCTTCAGGGTATATAGGGTACATCATTTAGTTTCATGGTTTCTTCACTTTTGGTTGATAAGCATTTAATATCTCTTCACATTCAGTAGACAGTTTGCAATCACTCCATTGTGCCACAAGATCGCCTTCCTCGTAAGTGTAATCGTTGGCATTATTTTGCGAGTGTGCGGCACATATGATTTTTGCTGGTACTAATGTGGTCTTACTCAACACAAACGGGTGCCATTGTAAAAGATGCGTTAATGCAGAATCAGGGCCATAGGGGAAACTTTGATAATTCAAATAAAGCTCATTACTCCATACTTCTGTGACTGCTTTACCAACTGGTCCATTTCTAACAACAAACGAAGTTGTCTCAATCTTTTTGTCGGATTGAGTGAGTATCAACTGGGTATTCTCAGCTTTGATGCTCTTGTAAGTCTTAATCAATCCAGTTTTAGGAATCAAAGGTTGATCCCTCAACATTTGCGGGTTCAAAACCTCTGAAtttaacaatttcttttgaatattCACCGTCATATCCATTATAAGcccatcttcatcaagatACCAAAACCACTTAGCATGTGGGAATGCAAACATTGCAGCACGCATGCAAAACAATCTAACCCACTTTGATTTTTCCTTATCTGTCAACGCAACCATAGAATTTAATTGTGGAATGAACTCTTGTGCCCAACGAACATAGACTCCatatttttggaaatgggCATAATCAACACgattttgaacaattttcgCCAATCCATCGACCGAATACTTGTCGAAATACACAGCAGTAACTACAATGACTTCAggataatttttcaaacttttaGGTTTGAATACAATTCGATCTTGgtttttgaagaaattctTAGCTTTCATAAACTGgtctttttcattttcatctttctctttcaacTTCTGTACCGTTGGATCTGGATTATCGAGAACACTCAAAGGCTGGAGGACCATATTGTCGTCAATTTTTGCCAGATGAACTAACTTCTGAGCggtcaattgtttcaaaagtgAAGCTTGTTCTATCGGTGGATAAATGtattttgattgtttctCAATGACGTGTTTGGTGGTGTATGGGTGTGCTGGTGGATAGTGAGGCACTGAAGATGAGCGAAACATGATCGATAGTATTGAAAAGGGGGCAAAAAGGTACCATACCACTATGATCCCAATTATCATCAAAGGTAGGCTTCTGCGTTGATTGAGTCTACCGAAAGTCGCAGGTAAGGGTAGGTATGACGGATTGGATTTACCATATCGAGGTTTAAATGCTCCTGATTTGCCAAACATAATCTTGGCTTGCAGAtcagtttgaaatttgagATGTGTGCGTGATGATCAACTGTGGTTGGTTACCCTTTTGAATCGATGTCAAAAATtatgttttcaaaatttttttttttgttttcttttcgCTTTCGTTCTGTTTTAAGAGATTGAATCCTTAAATATTCCTACCAGACAATAACTTACAGAAATTTCGTTTAATTACTGAGTCTACTTACTTTGGATGCTCTTTATTTATTCTATCTTCAATCACTTGCAAGGCAATTTGTCGTCTTCTCTCGGCCACAGAACTGGCAATACTCTTGTTACTTTGATTCACTTGTTCCAGTCTCTTTTGTGCCCTCGTATTACTTTGTTGAACTGTTTCATCGTTGAATGGAGTCACTATTCCCAAAAGGACAGATAATTCGTATACTTGATTGAACACTGGCCCAAGGTAAGGTTTTGTCACTGCTGGGAAAAACTCTAttaattgaaaagtatCAGACGCATCACCAATCAAGACACAACCAGAACTTGAATCATTCGAAACAACTGGTAAGATAGGTTCTGTACGTAATGCTTGGAAAAATCTCAAGTAGATAAACGAAGCAAAGAAACTCACGGTGGATGGCACAGCTGGATACAGAGATTGACTAATAATTGCAGACCAAAGCCCCAAAATTACCAACAACGCAAATGGCACATGCTTTACTCTAAAGTTGACCAACCCttgaaacaatacaatGTTGTGTTCTGGAATCAACTGTTTAAATACAACAAGGAAGCCAAAATAGTAGGATATACCACCACCCAATGGAGTATTCATGTTCTTTGCATCTTCTCTAATTAAATTGGATATAATAGCAATCAAAACAGTAATCAAGTTGGTCACACTACCAACgatcaaaacaaatttgatcaCTTCCATGCGTCCccaaaatctttcaacaaatctacTGCCAACAAACAACACCAGAAACGAAAAAATGAAAGAAACAATGGATATTTCAGCAAAGATGGCTAGTAAAATCACCCAAGGGTTGAATAATGTTGTACTGGgaaccaattgaatgaacAGAACTAAGATGTCATGAAAGTTCAATTCTTCAGATCCGGACGTTTGTGAGTCTTTGAAAATTCGATATTTGatgacaaacaaaaatgcGCTGATGGAGGTTAAAAGTCCCAACAATATCTCCGTAGATAGTGGAATGTCCTTGCCTCGTAAGAAACTCATTTCAACGGTGTAGCTATGGTTGTGTTgtaattgaataaattgcTCGTCAGTTTCCCTGAAATTTAACGTGGCTTCTAATTTTTGTCTTGAGTtaaaactttgaaaaaggtgGTGCCATGCATATTCCGCCACACGTACCATAAACTCTACATAGTCCCAATCAAATAACAAAATACAAgtaattcttcaaatttatctataaatatcaaacatcaaactaaacaaaacaaatagAGTAATAACAGTTTCCACTTTCAGTGATCAGCACTTATCTAAATGCGTTGGTAGAGTATGCTGTAGTTTTACCTGTGTACCTTTCACTCAAGTAAGACCAAGTGTATGACTTTGGTCTGTTTGAGGTACCGGTATCATTGTTTGAAACATTTCTTGGTTGGAATAATCCGTAAGCAATTGAACCCTTCGATCCAATGTCAGCAAATTGATCAACCTTGACAGATCCAGAGGCAACAGCTGGGGCAACAATGATgacaacaaacaaaacgAGCACAGCAAAGTACAAAGTGACGTATTTTCTTACCATTCTCTTTCTCAATCTAGCTTGCTTCAATGAGTAAATTGGTGGTCTGATCAATCTAGATGGTTTCAACCAGAACAACATCATTGAGTGCCATCTATCAATCAAAGGGACAGCCAAGATAGGTAATTGACAGAACAAGATGATATGAGCCAACACGAAATCACCAGCAAACTCGGACATTTCCACGATCTTGGCAACAAATTCACGAGATGGTTGGGTGAAGGCCATCCATCCCATACCAGTGTTGTACCACTTACCAGTCCAGAATGCAGTATTTGCTTTATCGTTCTTGAATTCCCTAGTCAAGAATGCCAAAGTCAAGAACttgaacaacaatcttTGCACGTAAATCATGGTGGCGAAACCCAACAACATTCTAGCAAAGTTGAAACCTTCCATGACCCACATAACAATGAAGAATACAATGTGAACAATTACAGCAATTCCGTGAGCAATACCCGCAATGACAGCACCGGTCTTTTTACAACACAAGCCCATCATTGGACCAGCACAACATGCCATACCAACACATCCGAACAAAACACCACAATCAATGACAACTGGTGCCAACGAACAAACAATAAGTCTCAAGACAGAGTTGACTTCTTGCACGttttcatc is part of the Candida orthopsilosis Co 90-125, chromosome 2 draft sequence genome and harbors:
- a CDS encoding Pso2 protein (S. cerevisiae homolog PSO2 has DNA binding, exonuclease activity and has role in DNA repair); its protein translation is MVKDTENSSPRKQETQRSIYDFTQKQVNKENEDFVKVTRCDQIKEETEVNGGFSNDGPRAAKVEPIIKSEPLNETNGTSADSEATIKVDLETSLLFQTPNFDQDLPEDPREPISHESSVFCPVCELDISSLDIREKTDHVDTCLVRVTFVDEKPKIKATTSILNKRSPLPKEKNVGATNGKKRKTEKEKRRYINIETNTEKKIKIIKPPATTASSSISRRNEISALKTMTFPVDKKSGSNYQVSVDAFCFAPHPVIDKYFLTHFHADHYGGISKKWTYDRVFKDDTDYDNDEKYKRVIYCTEITGKLLTLYFSIDPRFIQQMAMDTRYKVRDYGPVDVADGGFISDEDSPGLYVTPITANHCPGAGIFLFESIGLDGNVHRILHCGDFRVNMTILDHPLLKRFSVSSQRFEDSLRIDKVYLDTTYMNPTYNFPKQELVCDTIAQLFEHLTAQDDNITSNDLFNTWFGMLTQSRITDFWKPTSAMKKKKFLILVGTYVIGKERLAIAISKKLHCPIYASNINNRKNKYDLLRTYEDEYLDSVLTDDELGRGYGSECIVHLVPMNIVGSVQELSNYFNHNRYYEAFERCVGLRPTGWSFAQNGKKEPESSDSIQPTPLQAVADLMANTTTYTYIDNILSQAPKNRGKHKPDQELYRIYSLPYSEHSSFRELAYFVVFFNIGQVIPTVNCHNEFNLQRMESIIGTWEQLRRIKTGHMNEVDATVTPELIEQVQNLSLNTF
- a CDS encoding Mnn11 protein (S. cerevisiae homolog MNN11 has alpha-1,6-mannosyltransferase activity, has role in glycosylation and localizes to alpha-1,6-mannosyltransferase complex) — encoded protein: MFGKSGAFKPRYGKSNPSYLPLPATFGRLNQRRSLPLMIIGIIVVWYLFAPFSILSIMFRSSSVPHYPPAHPYTTKHVIEKQSKYIYPPIEQASLLKQLTAQKLVHSAKIDDNMVLQPLSVLDNPDPTVQKLKEKDENEKDQFMKAKNFFKNQDRIVFKPKSLKNYPEVIVVTAVYFDKYSVDGLAKIVQNRVDYAHFQKYGVYVRWAQEFIPQLNSMVALTDKEKSKWVRLFCMRAAMFAFPHAKWFWYLDEDGLIMDMTVNIQKKLLNSEVLNPQMLRDQPLIPKTGLIKTYKSIKAENTQLILTQSDKKIETTSFVVRNGPVGKAVTEVWSNELYLNYQSFPYGPDSALTHLLQWHPFVLSKTTLVPAKIICAAHSQNNANDYTYEEGDLVAQWSDCKSSTECEEILNAYQPKVKKP
- a CDS encoding Cin4 protein (S. cerevisiae homolog CIN4 has role protein folding and localizes to cytoplasm), producing MGLLTIIRNQKRKEKEIRMLVLGLDNSGKTTIIKNMLHEDVNSISPTMGFQIQSLLYKEYTLNMWDIGGQTSLRAFWSNYFDKTDVVLWVIDGLSLERIEESYQELRGKIIEQDRLVGVYLLISINKTDLIPESEVEQLKESVSRLLQLEEVIPERDHWSIELVSGKTGAGIEKVLDWVVSREY